Genomic DNA from Alkalihalobacterium alkalinitrilicum:
GTGTAGTTTTTAGCGTTCCAGATAAGATTAGAACGGAAGAAGTTGCTAGTTTAATCGTTGTAAGACACCACGCTGAATTATCCCCTGACGAAGTAGAAAAGTGGTGTAAGGAGAAATTATCAGACTGGAAGATACCAAGATATATTCAACTAACGTATGCCCCGTTACCAAAACTTCCAAATGGGAAGATAGATCGTAACAGCATAAAATACAACATTTCGGAAGCGTGGGATAAAACAAAAAATTAGCAATCGAGAAAGTTACACTATAACTGAATTATTAATGAAGCTATAGGGGGTGATTTTCCTTTAAAAAGAGACTGAAAATACAGATAATAGTGAATTATAAAATTTGAGGAGGGACTAAAATTGGCTGATTTATACCAAATTGGAATTGATATGGGTGGAACATTTACCGATATTGTAGTTATTAATCAAAAAGGGGAAATGTGGACAGATAAAGCAGATACAACTCCCAAAAATTTAATTGAAGGGTTAGTAGCGAGTATCGAAAATGTCTCTGAACAAATGGGAATCTCAAACACTTCGTTATTAAACCAGTGTTCGAGATTTGTTCATGGTACAACTATTGTTACGAATAGTATAGCTGAATTAAAAGGGGCTAAAGTTGGCCTTTTAGTAACAAAGGGATTTCGTGATACTCTTCGAATTGCTAGATCACCAAGAATAGATGATAGGGATCATCATAAACAATTAAATATACCTGATATTGTAGATAGAAAATCTATTTTTGAAATTGATGAGAGAATTGATAAAAATGGTAATGTTGTAGTTAACATCAATTCACAGCAAGTGGAAGATGTAGTAAAAGAGTTAGTGGAGGAACAAAATGTAGAAGCGATCGCAGTTTGTTTTCTTTGGTCCTTCTTAAACGCTGAACATGAGCAGCAGATTAAACAAATTATTGAATCTAAGTATCCATCAATTTATGTAACGATATCATCTGATTTATATCCAGTAATGCGTGAATATGAGCGTATGGTAACTACAACTTTGAATGCGTTTACAGGACCAAAAGTAGTTCGTTACGTTGATCAAGTCCAAAAAACTCTCGATGAACAAGGACTAAAATCTCCGGTTGTATTTATACAGTCATTTGGCGGAAGTTTGAGTGCTGATGAAGTGCGGGCTGCACCTATTTCATTGGTTGACTCTGGACCAGTTGGAGGTGTATTAGGTACTAATCACCTTGGAGAAACGTTAGGTATTAAAAATATGATCACAGGTGACATGGGTGGAACGAGTTATGATTGCTCGATAATTGTAGACAACAAGTTTACAAAAACACAACGTGTTTATCTGCGTGAATTCTTAACAGGTCTTAGTAAAATTGATGTAACAGCGATTGGCTCTGGCGGGGGATCAATTGCCTGGTTAGATTCACGGGGAATTCCTCAAGTCGGACCGCATAGTGCTAGTTCTGACCCTGGCCCGGTTTGTTATGGCAGAGGTGGAGACCAACCTACCGTAACGGATGCCAACGTATTATTAGGATTCATTGACCCAGATTATTTCTTAGGTGGAAGAAGGAAGTTAGACAAAGGACGGGCAGAAGCTGTATACCACGAAAAATTGGCTTCTAAGTTAGATATGAGTACCATTGAGGCCGCGGCTTCGGTCTACCAACTAATCGTTGCTTCCATGAGTAATGCAGTTCGCGGACAAAGTGTTGAGCGAGGAAATGATCCAAACGAGTTTACGTATGTAGCTTACGGTGGGGCATTACCTGTTTTTGCTGCAGAGATTTGTCGTGAAATTGGAATTCGTAAGGCTGTCATTCCTAGTACTTCTGCTGTATTTTCCGCACAAGGTTTATTAGCGGGAGATGATGTACGTAACCTTGTAAAGTCTTGTTTCTGGAAACCAGGCCAAGAAGTGGACCATATTAATAAAACAATAGAAGAAATGGAAGAGCAAATCAAAGTTAGTTTATCTGCAAGTGGATTTAAAGAAGGAGAATATGAAATTCAAAGAACGGGTGATTTTAAATTCGAAGGTCAAATTTTTGAATTACCGGTTCCAATTCCATCAGGAAAAATTACGAAAGAGATTATTGAGGAAATTGCAAACAACTTTGCTCCTCTTTATGAAGCTGAATACGGTCCTGGTACAGCATGGGCTTATTCTCCAGTGAATTTATTTACAATTAGGGTAACCGGTATAGGTCATGTTGAGAAGTTCCAACAAAAAGACTTTGCAAGCGAACCGATTATAGCTGAAGCAGCTCAAAAAGGGGTTCGAAAAGTCTACTTACCGATGGAACATGTATGGGAGAATATTCCAGTCTACGATGACCAAAAAATTACACCAGGATCTGAGTTTGCTGGACCGGCAATTATCGAGAGGACACAAACGACCATATTTATTCCAAACGGTGTCAAAGCCACAATGGATAGCTACCGAAATTATTTGTTAGACCTTTAATTCCACATTAGAAAGGAGATTATTCCATGGGAAAAATTAATCAAGCTTCATCTGTGAACCTGATTAAAGCCGAGATTATTCGTCAACAATTATATAATATCGCTCAGGAGATGGGTATTGTCATGATAAGAACGTCGGGAGATCCGGTAATTTCTGAAGCGGTGGATTTCTCGACATTTATTGCTGACAAAGATGGGGAAATTATATCTTTTTCAGGGTATATGACTATGCATGCCGGACCTGCTCGCCAATCCGTTCGTCATATAATGAATACTTATTCTAAGGAAGAAATACGACCAGGTGATGCCTTTATTTGTAATGATCCACATACTACGGGAGCATGTCACCCTCCTGATGTAGGAATTGTGAAACCGATTTTTTATCAGGGTGAGCTAATTGCATGGTGTTGGGCAGAAGGTCATTTGTTAGATGTTGGGGGAATGTCGCCGGGAGGATTTGCCGTAGCTGCCACTGATGCATATTCAGAAGCACTGCGTTTTCCTGGAATTAAGATTGTTAGCGAAGGTAAGATCGTTCAAGATGTGTTACATCTGATGGAAGTAAATTTCCGCTTACCACAACATGATATTAATAACATTCGTTGCTTTATTGCAGCGTGTAATACTTGTGAAAAACGAACTATCGATATGGTTGATAAATATGGATTGGACGAATTCAATCATTATGTAGAACTGAATAAAGATTTAACTGAAAAAGCATACCGTCAACGGATTGCAAAATTACCAAAAAAGACATACGAAGCGACCGAATGGATCGAACATAACGGTCATGAAAATAATCTTTGGCCAATCAATTGTAAGTTAACCGTCCATGAAGATAGTCTTACTTTAGACTTCACTGGATCTGCTCCTCAAACCAATGGTTTTGTCAACACTACAGAAGGGACTGCCATTGGTTGTGCGGTCACTCCGATTATGCTTGTATTGACCTCAGATATTCCTTTTAACGAAGGAATATTCCGAGCAACCAATATTATCCTGCCTGAAGGGACAGTGGTTAATGCTAAAATGCCAGCTCCTGTGTCATCAGCACATATGGAGGCTGGGATGCGCATAACAAAGGTTGTAACAGAATTGCTTAGCCGCGCTATGATGGAAAGTGAAGATGAGTGGATGCAAAGTCATGCCATGGCTGCTTTCCATGATAGTTGGGTAGTAGGAGTATTTGCTGGAAATGACGAAGAGGGCAAGCCAACTGTATTCCTTGATATGAATGGTGGAGGTGCAGGTGGAGGTGCTCAAACGATCTGCGACGGTATAGATGCAGGAGCTTCCTTTACTCAGTTAAGCAATGGATTGCCTGATATTGAAATTAATGAACTTTCCAACCCAGTACTCTATTTATGGAGGCAACTAAACGTTAACTCTGGTGGACCAGGTAAATATAGAGGAGGACAAGGCATTGAGTTCGGCTGGATTCCATGGGGAACCGAAGGCGGAAATGAACTTGTAAGTACAGCTTGCTGGCAAGTTCCTGCTCGCGGAATAATGGGCGGTTATCCTGGTGGAACTAGTGGTTACTGGGTAGTCAAAAATTCCAATGCTACAAAACTTATGCAAGAAGGACATTTGCCTAACATTGGACAATTAGAAGGAGAAAAGGAACTACTCCCTCCTAAACATGTATTGCCGATTACTTCTAGTGATGTTTTTGTACAATTTGAGGGGGGCGGAGGAGGTCTTGGAGACCCAATTAAACGAGATCCAAATGTAGTATTAAAAGATTTGTACGATGGTTATATTACTCAAACAATGGCTGAAAATGCATATGGGGTTATAATTGCTCAAAATGGTCAGTTAGACGAAGAACAGACCATCACTAAAAGGGAACTGATTCGTAGGGAGCGACTCGAACGTGCGACTGCCCCAACGAAAAGGTTAAATATAAAAGAAGAACTAAAGTTTGTTAGATCCTTAGGAGATGCGTTACAACTTATGGAAGATCGGAACGGGCAACAATACTATTGTTGTTCTGATTGCGGAACGGCTATTGCGCGTGCAGACGAACCTTGGGAACACGGTGCTGCACGAATTCAAACCAATGTATCAGATAAGCTTGGTGAATATGGGATGTGGGTGAAAAGTAGAGAAACTGAACCGTATGTATATCTCAATGAACTTGTGTGTCCGAATTGTGGTAGTTTAATTTCCGTTACTACAAGTGTAGACAACTAAAAAAGATAGCTTCAAAAACTAAAATTAAAATTTAATGCCTTTTTAAACTGGTAGAAACTAAAATGCATAAAAGTTAAATATACTACTTCTCATCACTTAAGGAAACAGCCTCAACTAGAAATCTATAGAACGGCTGTTTCCTTTCATATCAAGATTCCGGCTATATTAAAAGGATTCAAAAGCTCAAAAACAGCTGGGAAAGCGTATACAATGCAAGTTAAAAAGGAATGATTAATTATGAAGCTATCTATTATTGGTGGAACTGGTAAGCTAGGTTATGGATTAGCTAAGCGATTTGCAAAATTAGAAAAAAACGTCATGATTGGGTCTCGAGATAAAAACAAAGCATTGGCTAAGGCTAAAGAAATTAATGATAAGTTAATGACGTCCCATGTACAAGGGGATGATTTAGTGGCAGCAGCAGACTGGGGCGACCTAGTTTTTTTAACAGTCCCTTTTTCTGCTCAACTCGATACTGTTAAACAAATAAAGGATATTCTGGTAGGAAAAATATTGATTGATACGACGGTTCCTCTCATCACTGAAAATCCAACAATTCAATCTGATCGTGTAACTTCAACTGCTGAAGATATTGATAAATTAATCGGAGAAAACAGCAAGCTTGTATCAGGTTTTCATACAATATCTCATACAGTATTAACCAATTTAGAGAAGGAGATTGATAGTGACGTCCTTCTTTGTGGAAACGATGATGAAGCGGTGAAGCTTGTAGCTGATCTCGTCGAGGAGCTCGGAGCTAATCCTATTCATGTAGGAGATTTAAAAAATGCTCGAGTTTTGGAAAGGTTAACCCCAATGATTATTGGGATTAATAAACGTTATAATAAACGCCATATTGGTATAAAGATTACTGGAATTAAATAACTTAAACGGCGAGAAGTAGATTAACGAAGTTCAGTGATCTACTTCTCGCCGTACTTACCATAGGGAAAAGGAGACTGGCGTATGAATAGTGTAATTATACTAATGAAAAATTTAAGACTCCTCGCGCAAAGATGTGTTAACGTCTTGGTGACAGATACGATCATGACTCTGATAAGAAAAAGACGTTGCTTGCAAAACAAGTGGTTGAGTTTGCAAGAATTTATGGTAGATAAGTCATTCCAATTCAAGGGGTACCCAAATGAACATGGCAATTATCCTACAAAAACCATTTAATCAAGCAAAGACAAGACTAAAAGGCTGGCTGTCACCAAGCGAAAGAATAGGTCTTGTACAAGCGATGCTTTATGACGTAGTAGAAACACTAACAGTAACCCCTTTATTGGATCGAATTGGAATCCTAACTAGTGACCCAAGGGCAATTAATATAGCAAAAGAATTGGGGATTGAAGTATTTTATGAAGAAAAAGTAGTTGGGATGAATCACGCGTTAGTTAATTTTACCAATTTATTAGACGAAGAGGTTAAATCTTTGTTTGTTTTACCAGCAGATATTCCTCTTATATCATCAGCAGATATCAGTGAAGTAGTAAATATATCACAGAGAGTACCGATTACAATTATTCCCTGTAGAAAAGGATCGGGTACGAATGGATTGGTTTTGTCACCACCAAATGCTTTGAAGACAGCATTTGGTAGGAATAGCAAAACTAAACATTGCTATCTTGCGAGAGCATTAGATTTACAGCACATAGTGTATAGAAATTCAGCATTTTCTTATGACATAGATTTAGTGGAGGATTTATTATGCTTCGAAAGATTGGGGGATAAAACGAAAACAAAAGAATTCTTGGAACACAATAAAATTTTAAACAGACTAATTAGAAGACAAGTGGTGACATCATGAATGAAAATAGAATATGTGGGATTAAAGGAATCCCAGAGGTAAGTCCTGGTGATGATATACCTACTTTAATTATTAAGGCTTTAGATGCTCAAGGTGAAAAACTAAATAATGGCGATATTGTTGTTGTAACTTCTAAGGTCATATCAAAGTCAGAGGGAAGGATTATTCACGAAAGTGAGATCACACCATCAGAATTAGCCGTAGAATTATACAATTCTATATCTAATAAAAATGCTCATGAGATTAAAGTTGTTCTAAGAGAATCATCTCGTCCAGTAAATGTGACTGATCGGGTTATGATCATGGAAACAAAGCATGGATTTGTTTGTGCCAATGCAGGTATTGACAGGTCTAATGTAAAAGATGAAGGCACATTACTATTATTACCGAAAGAACCGGATAAATCAGCGGATATAATTAGACGAAGATTGCAAGAACATTATGATATGCATTTAGCTGTAATTATTTCTGATACGTTTGGACGACCATGGAGTATGGGTCAAACAAACATAGCAATTGGTATTTCAGGAATGCCAGCTATTACTGATAATAAGGGACAAATTGATCAGTTTAACCCGGAACTTCAAGCAACAGAAATAGCTGTTGCTGATGAAATAGCTAGAGCAACGGAATTAGTAATGAACAAAACTGATGGTATCCCTGTTGCCACTGTAAAAGGCTATTCTTATGCAAAATCTGAAGGAAGAAGTACTGATTTAGTAAGGTCGAGAAAATTGGATTTATTCCGATAATAAATAACAAAATTTTTGGAAGGGAATGATTTTGAGAATAACAGATGATGTTTATTTTGTTGGTAGTGGTGCCTTAGGAATGAACACAACAGATCCGTTTGATTGTAATATTTATCTAATTGATGGAGGGGATGAACTAGCAATCCTCGATAGTGGGTCAGGAATGGGTGTTGAAAAGGTTCTTAGTAATGTTGAGAATCTTGGATATCTAATTGATCAAATTAAATATCTAATTTTAGGCTCCTCGCTATTTACTGTGGAAACAATTTTTAGCTTTTCATAGTTTCTCAATCCAGAGATAGCCAGTCAAGGAGTTCGCTTGACAGACTATCTTTGGATTGAAGGTCATTAAAGCAAGCTAAAAAACAGAAAAAATATTAGTAGTGAGGCTGAACAATGAGATCTAGTTTGTTCACTGTTGCATAAACCATGGCAATGAAATTTGCGGTTGTTCGGTACCCTCTAGCTTTTCTCTTTGCGGCTTGGCTTGAATTAGACTGTTGATACCTTCTAGAAACCCATTTGTCATTTTGGTTTTAAACCACCTAAGAATACCGTCTCTGTGCTGCTTCAGTGATTTAGCAACTTTAGCCATTGGCTCTAACTGCGAGTGAACAGCCCAAAGATACCATTCATCAAAATACAAGGGCGCTAACCAAGGATTCTTTGTCCAAAAGGCTTGAAAAGACAACTTAAGTCGATACGCTCTTGCTGTTTTTAAATGGTATCTTTAAGATTAAGAAATGTTTTGCGTTGTTTTACTGTTAGATTTTGTTCGTTTTTTAGCCAAATATAGCGGGTCTTTTTTAAGATTGGGTCCTCATGTTGTTCCACGCGTCGCACTTGATCAAGTGCTTCGTTAATGAGCTTCATAAAGTGAAATTTATCAAACGTGATGGATGCCTTTGGAAACTGTTCTCCAACGCCTTTTATGAAGGCGGGAGACATATCACTGCAGACTTCCTGTATATTTTCAGGATTAATTCCTTTTTCTTTTAGGAACTCTTTGAATGTTTCTAAAACAGCGGAATCTTTCCCTTCTGTGGCAAAAAGAACACGCTTTGTATCCATATCAACAAAAAGAGTGACATAATCGTGACCTTTACGTGCAGAAGTTTCATCAATCGCTATTCTCTTCACACCTGAAAAGTCTATGGTATTCATAGCTCTTTCAACGTAGTAATGAAATATCCGCCATAGTCTAAACTTAAATCTATTCTTTTATTTCCATACAAATTAGCGAGGAAGCTAATTTTAACTCATGCACACGCAGATCATGCTGGTAGAGCAAAAAAATTGTTGATTTAACAGGTGCAAAGGTGATTGTACCAAAAATTGCAGCTAATTATATAGAAAGGGGAGATGAAGAAGCTATTATTCTAGAAATAGCGAAAAAGGCAGGAATATATCCTATGGATTATAAGTTTAATGCCTGCCCAGTTAATCAAATAGTAGAGGAAGGTGATGAAGTAAGAGTAGGTAAATATGTTCTGAAAGTAATTGAAACACCAGGACATTGTATAGGTCACGTCTGCTATGTGTTAGAAGCAAATAATAAGGTTAATTTATTTGCTGGAGATGTTATTTTTTACGAAAGTGGGAATAGAAAGGAGGATGAGTTTTTGGATTACTTAACTGAACCAAGACAATCAGAATTACAAGATTTATTAAATATAATTCTTAAGAGAGGTCATGCAAAGCGTAATGAAGCTTATCAATTGATCAAGGCAAACGGAACAGATCTTTTGGAGTTGCTAAAAGTTTCTTCATTGTTAAGAGATCAATCAAAAGGTAAAACTGTGACCTATTCAAGAAAAGTGTTTATTCCACTTACAAATATGTGTCGCAACACATGTAGCTATTGTACCTTTGTGAAAGGTCCTGACAATCCTGATGCACATATTATGAATCCAGATGAAGTACGGGCAAAACTAAAACAAGCGGAAGCTTCTGGTTGTAAAGAAGTTTTGATAAGTCTTGGTGAAAGACCTGAATTACGATATGAATTTACAAAAAAATGGTTAAATAAACTGGGTTATAAAAGAATGGTTGATTATGTTTACGATATTTGTGAAATGGTCATAAAAGAAACGTCAATGATACCGCACACTAATGCGGGTGCTTTAAAAGTTGAGGAAATAAAAAAATTAAAGATGGTTAATGGTAGTATGGGGATGATGCTAGAGTCAAATAACCCGAACCTTTCCGTGCATAGAGATTGTCCGGATAAACATCCGATGGTACGTCTTAATACAATCAGGTATGCAGGAGAATTAAAAGTTCCCTTTACCACTGGGATTTTAATTGGGATCGGTGAAAGTTTAGAAGATCGAGTGGATTCGTTATTTGATATTTTGGAACTTCATAAGAAATATAATCATATTCAAGAAATAATCATACAAAATTTTAGAGCTAAAAAAGATACAAAAATGGCAAATTCCGAAGAGCCTACTATTTGGGATATGGTTAGAACCATTGCTGTTTGTCGTTTGATATTCGGTAGGCAGATGAATATACAAGCTCCTCCTAATTTAACACCAGAAATGCACCAATTATTTTTACTGGCAGGAATAAATGATTGGGGAGGGATATCTCCAGTAACGCCTGATTATATAAATCCAGAAAAACCTTGGCCCAATATAACTGCTTTAAACAGTGTTTGTTCAGAGTTAGGATTTACGTTACGTGAACGGTTAACGGTTTATCCAGAGTATGTATATGATGCCGATTTTAACCAGGAAGTCTTTACTAAACGTATATATGATTTCATCGATGAGCGAAAATTAGTAAAAGAGGAGTGGGCGACATGTTGAAGACACCAGTAAGTTATGAAGAAGTAACACAGTACGGTATAAACAGGTTATTAAGCCGAACAAATCTTGAAGTAGCTAGAATTTTAGATAAAGCCTTAGAAGAAAAAGAAATATCAATTGAGGAAGGTATTAAACTTTTTGAAACAAATGGCACTGACCTTCATGCTGTTATGCTAACTGCAGATGAATTAAGACGACGAGCTGTTGGAGATGTAATCACGTACGTAAAAACAAGGAATATCAATTTCTCTAATGTTTGTTATACAGGCTGTAAATTTTGTGCGTTTGCAGCACATGAAAATGATGAAAGGGCTTATTTTGTTCCTCTGGCAGAAATTGCTCAACGAGCAAAAGAGGCTTGGGATTTAGGAGCAACAGAAGTTTGTATACAGGGAGGTCTTCATCCAAGAATCGATGGTATGTATTATCACGAAATCATTCGATCTATAAAAGATATTGTCCCTGATATGCATATTCATGCATTTTCACCGTTTGAAATCAAATTTGGTGCTCGGAAACGTAATGTAACCATAGAAGAACATCTTACTAGTTTAAAAGAGGCTGGGTTAGATACAATTCCAGGAACTGCGGCGGAAATTTTAGATACTGATGTAAGAAAGATATTGACAAAAGATAAATTAAGTGCGGATGAGTGGGTTGAAATTGTAAAGACAGCTCATAAACTGGGTATTCGCTCAACATCTACTATGATGTACGGACATATCGATGGTCCTAGACATTGGGCAAACCATATTGGATTAATACGTGAAATTCAAAAAGAGACGAATGGTTTCACTGAGTTTGTACCTCTTGGATTTGTACATTATAATACTGAACTATTTAAAAAAGAAGGTGCAAGGGCTGGTTCTACAGGAATTGAAGATCTAAAGGTTATTGCTGTTTCTAGAATTATGCTTTACAACTGGATTAATAATATTCAAGTGTCATGGGTGAAAAATGGACCGAAAGCATGTCAAGTAATGTTTGATGCTGGTGCAAACGATTTTGGTGGTACACTCATGGATGAAACAATATCACGTTCAGCAGGTGCACCATTTGGAGAGAATATGGATCCCAATGAATTTAATAGATTAATTTGGGATTTAAATAGAATACCTGCAGTACGAAACACCTCCTATGAAATAGTTGACTATCCAAAAATACAATAAAATATCACACAATAATAAATAGTTTTTGAGGAGGGTTTAGATTGTCAAGTATTAGTAAAAGTAGTCATATATCAGCAGAAGCAGAGATACCTAATATAGAATTTATATAAATTAAAATATGATTAGAGAGCAAGGTGAAGTTGCAAAGTTTTGCTAAAAGTCGGGAAAAAATTCAAATTAATAGTATTCGTGAAATTATGTAGAAACAATGTCAGATGTAATCTTTTACAAATAGGAGAACCATCAGTTACAACACCGTTGCATATAAGAGAAGCCGCTGTCAAAGCAATGGAAGATGGTTTCACACACTATACTTCAAATCCAGGAATATCATCAGTAAGGGAATCTATAGCAAGGAAGATGAAACGGGATTTTAATGTAGAAGTACCAATCAATCGAATTATTATCTCAGCAGGAGCTGTGTCAGCTCTTAATATGTAAGCCCGAATTCAAACAATGCATAATTCAGCTGCTTGAAGAGCAATTGGCTCATTCGAATCAACAAAACAAAGAATTATCAAAACAGATTGAAGCGTTAACCGATCAGGTACGCCATTTAACTAAGCTTTTATATGGATCCAAAACAGAAAAATCTAAATATAATACGCCTGATGGACAAATTTCATTATTTGATGATGATCCGTCTTTTAGTGAGCCTGAGCACACAGGAGAACAAAGCCAGCAGACAATTTCTTATACTGTTGTACGAAAAGTTCAAAAGAAAAAACGGAATGAATCATTACATGATGATATTGAAGTTCAGGTAATTCATCATCACCCAGAAAGTACGCTTTGTGACTGTTACCAAGATCAAATGATTGAAATAGGCAGTACAATCGTACGTGAAGAAGCTGAATTTATTCCTGCAAGAATGAAGAAAATACAACACATTGAACATGCTTATGAATGTAAAAATTGCAAAAGCGATCTATCTCAAAAAGCACAAATTAAACGGGGAAAAGCACCAAAACCTCCCATT
This window encodes:
- the cofE gene encoding coenzyme F420-0:L-glutamate ligase translates to MNENRICGIKGIPEVSPGDDIPTLIIKALDAQGEKLNNGDIVVVTSKVISKSEGRIIHESEITPSELAVELYNSISNKNAHEIKVVLRESSRPVNVTDRVMIMETKHGFVCANAGIDRSNVKDEGTLLLLPKEPDKSADIIRRRLQEHYDMHLAVIISDTFGRPWSMGQTNIAIGISGMPAITDNKGQIDQFNPELQATEIAVADEIARATELVMNKTDGIPVATVKGYSYAKSEGRSTDLVRSRKLDLFR
- the cofG gene encoding 7,8-didemethyl-8-hydroxy-5-deazariboflavin synthase CofG; protein product: MIVPKIAANYIERGDEEAIILEIAKKAGIYPMDYKFNACPVNQIVEEGDEVRVGKYVLKVIETPGHCIGHVCYVLEANNKVNLFAGDVIFYESGNRKEDEFLDYLTEPRQSELQDLLNIILKRGHAKRNEAYQLIKANGTDLLELLKVSSLLRDQSKGKTVTYSRKVFIPLTNMCRNTCSYCTFVKGPDNPDAHIMNPDEVRAKLKQAEASGCKEVLISLGERPELRYEFTKKWLNKLGYKRMVDYVYDICEMVIKETSMIPHTNAGALKVEEIKKLKMVNGSMGMMLESNNPNLSVHRDCPDKHPMVRLNTIRYAGELKVPFTTGILIGIGESLEDRVDSLFDILELHKKYNHIQEIIIQNFRAKKDTKMANSEEPTIWDMVRTIAVCRLIFGRQMNIQAPPNLTPEMHQLFLLAGINDWGGISPVTPDYINPEKPWPNITALNSVCSELGFTLRERLTVYPEYVYDADFNQEVFTKRIYDFIDERKLVKEEWATC
- a CDS encoding hydantoinase/oxoprolinase family protein, with the protein product MADLYQIGIDMGGTFTDIVVINQKGEMWTDKADTTPKNLIEGLVASIENVSEQMGISNTSLLNQCSRFVHGTTIVTNSIAELKGAKVGLLVTKGFRDTLRIARSPRIDDRDHHKQLNIPDIVDRKSIFEIDERIDKNGNVVVNINSQQVEDVVKELVEEQNVEAIAVCFLWSFLNAEHEQQIKQIIESKYPSIYVTISSDLYPVMREYERMVTTTLNAFTGPKVVRYVDQVQKTLDEQGLKSPVVFIQSFGGSLSADEVRAAPISLVDSGPVGGVLGTNHLGETLGIKNMITGDMGGTSYDCSIIVDNKFTKTQRVYLREFLTGLSKIDVTAIGSGGGSIAWLDSRGIPQVGPHSASSDPGPVCYGRGGDQPTVTDANVLLGFIDPDYFLGGRRKLDKGRAEAVYHEKLASKLDMSTIEAAASVYQLIVASMSNAVRGQSVERGNDPNEFTYVAYGGALPVFAAEICREIGIRKAVIPSTSAVFSAQGLLAGDDVRNLVKSCFWKPGQEVDHINKTIEEMEEQIKVSLSASGFKEGEYEIQRTGDFKFEGQIFELPVPIPSGKITKEIIEEIANNFAPLYEAEYGPGTAWAYSPVNLFTIRVTGIGHVEKFQQKDFASEPIIAEAAQKGVRKVYLPMEHVWENIPVYDDQKITPGSEFAGPAIIERTQTTIFIPNGVKATMDSYRNYLLDL
- the cofC gene encoding 2-phospho-L-lactate guanylyltransferase, coding for MNMAIILQKPFNQAKTRLKGWLSPSERIGLVQAMLYDVVETLTVTPLLDRIGILTSDPRAINIAKELGIEVFYEEKVVGMNHALVNFTNLLDEEVKSLFVLPADIPLISSADISEVVNISQRVPITIIPCRKGSGTNGLVLSPPNALKTAFGRNSKTKHCYLARALDLQHIVYRNSAFSYDIDLVEDLLCFERLGDKTKTKEFLEHNKILNRLIRRQVVTS
- a CDS encoding MBL fold metallo-hydrolase, whose protein sequence is MRITDDVYFVGSGALGMNTTDPFDCNIYLIDGGDELAILDSGSGMGVEKVLSNVENLGYLIDQIKYLILGSSLFTVETIFSFS
- the cofH gene encoding 5-amino-6-(D-ribitylamino)uracil--L-tyrosine 4-hydroxyphenyl transferase CofH, with the protein product MLKTPVSYEEVTQYGINRLLSRTNLEVARILDKALEEKEISIEEGIKLFETNGTDLHAVMLTADELRRRAVGDVITYVKTRNINFSNVCYTGCKFCAFAAHENDERAYFVPLAEIAQRAKEAWDLGATEVCIQGGLHPRIDGMYYHEIIRSIKDIVPDMHIHAFSPFEIKFGARKRNVTIEEHLTSLKEAGLDTIPGTAAEILDTDVRKILTKDKLSADEWVEIVKTAHKLGIRSTSTMMYGHIDGPRHWANHIGLIREIQKETNGFTEFVPLGFVHYNTELFKKEGARAGSTGIEDLKVIAVSRIMLYNWINNIQVSWVKNGPKACQVMFDAGANDFGGTLMDETISRSAGAPFGENMDPNEFNRLIWDLNRIPAVRNTSYEIVDYPKIQ
- a CDS encoding hydantoinase B/oxoprolinase family protein produces the protein MGKINQASSVNLIKAEIIRQQLYNIAQEMGIVMIRTSGDPVISEAVDFSTFIADKDGEIISFSGYMTMHAGPARQSVRHIMNTYSKEEIRPGDAFICNDPHTTGACHPPDVGIVKPIFYQGELIAWCWAEGHLLDVGGMSPGGFAVAATDAYSEALRFPGIKIVSEGKIVQDVLHLMEVNFRLPQHDINNIRCFIAACNTCEKRTIDMVDKYGLDEFNHYVELNKDLTEKAYRQRIAKLPKKTYEATEWIEHNGHENNLWPINCKLTVHEDSLTLDFTGSAPQTNGFVNTTEGTAIGCAVTPIMLVLTSDIPFNEGIFRATNIILPEGTVVNAKMPAPVSSAHMEAGMRITKVVTELLSRAMMESEDEWMQSHAMAAFHDSWVVGVFAGNDEEGKPTVFLDMNGGGAGGGAQTICDGIDAGASFTQLSNGLPDIEINELSNPVLYLWRQLNVNSGGPGKYRGGQGIEFGWIPWGTEGGNELVSTACWQVPARGIMGGYPGGTSGYWVVKNSNATKLMQEGHLPNIGQLEGEKELLPPKHVLPITSSDVFVQFEGGGGGLGDPIKRDPNVVLKDLYDGYITQTMAENAYGVIIAQNGQLDEEQTITKRELIRRERLERATAPTKRLNIKEELKFVRSLGDALQLMEDRNGQQYYCCSDCGTAIARADEPWEHGAARIQTNVSDKLGEYGMWVKSRETEPYVYLNELVCPNCGSLISVTTSVDN
- the npdG gene encoding NADPH-dependent F420 reductase produces the protein MKLSIIGGTGKLGYGLAKRFAKLEKNVMIGSRDKNKALAKAKEINDKLMTSHVQGDDLVAAADWGDLVFLTVPFSAQLDTVKQIKDILVGKILIDTTVPLITENPTIQSDRVTSTAEDIDKLIGENSKLVSGFHTISHTVLTNLEKEIDSDVLLCGNDDEAVKLVADLVEELGANPIHVGDLKNARVLERLTPMIIGINKRYNKRHIGIKITGIK